From the Hymenobacter yonginensis genome, one window contains:
- a CDS encoding UbiA family prenyltransferase, translating to MARVQAPAALGFSGQLAEIARVQDWWSCKFSPVLATFYASACLAGITVWPLLPKLLLLLLSLTVGATYVSVINDWTDQADDQAGGKYNRVANKPTVFPMALLVLCLGTGLVLGVYFWHTSPLSGMLYLGSWVAFSCYSLPPIRLKKRGLAGVLSDASGSHLFPQLLTVSLVSAWTSHPLPGLWYAAVGVWALACGIRNILLHQLDDVEADAQAGVSTWVSLRGARFAQRFGQYVVFPIEVLAFGTMLVLSQQIWPVLLLGVYAAMEAFKWRLWSSPPRVLQPNSRILLGEYYEVFYPLAFVLVLSLRHPIDGWVLALHLLLFGLRFWQTVYLFGWAGSLVVRKVMSRLA from the coding sequence ATGGCACGAGTACAAGCTCCGGCTGCCTTGGGTTTCAGTGGTCAGTTAGCTGAAATAGCTCGGGTGCAGGATTGGTGGAGTTGCAAATTTTCGCCGGTTCTGGCTACGTTTTACGCTTCTGCCTGCCTGGCCGGCATAACGGTGTGGCCTTTGCTGCCTAAGCTGCTGCTGCTGCTGCTGAGTCTCACGGTGGGCGCCACCTACGTCAGCGTCATCAACGACTGGACCGACCAGGCCGACGACCAAGCCGGCGGCAAATATAACCGGGTGGCCAACAAGCCCACCGTTTTCCCGATGGCGCTGCTGGTGCTCTGCCTGGGCACGGGCCTGGTGCTGGGCGTGTATTTCTGGCACACCAGCCCACTCAGTGGCATGCTGTACCTGGGCTCGTGGGTGGCGTTTTCCTGTTATTCCCTGCCCCCCATCCGGCTGAAAAAGCGGGGCCTGGCCGGGGTTCTGTCCGATGCCTCGGGCTCCCACCTGTTTCCCCAGCTGCTCACCGTCTCCCTGGTTTCGGCCTGGACCAGCCATCCGCTGCCGGGCCTGTGGTATGCTGCCGTGGGCGTGTGGGCCCTGGCCTGTGGCATCCGCAACATCTTGCTGCACCAGCTCGACGACGTGGAGGCCGATGCGCAGGCCGGCGTCAGTACCTGGGTAAGCTTGCGCGGCGCCCGGTTTGCCCAGCGTTTCGGGCAATACGTGGTGTTTCCAATTGAAGTGCTGGCCTTTGGCACCATGCTGGTGCTGAGCCAGCAGATCTGGCCGGTGCTGCTGCTGGGTGTGTATGCCGCCATGGAAGCCTTTAAGTGGCGCCTCTGGAGCAGTCCGCCCCGGGTGCTCCAGCCCAATTCCCGCATCCTGCTGGGCGAGTACTACGAGGTGTTCTACCCCCTGGCCTTCGTGCTGGTCCTGAGCCTGCGCCACCCCATCGATGGGTGGGTGCTAGCCTTGCACCTGTTGCTATTCGGTCTGCGCTTCTGGCAAACCGTGTACCTCTTTGGCTGGGCCGGCTCGCTGGTTGTCCGCAAAGTAATGAGCCGCCTGGCCTAG